From the Paenibacillus tianjinensis genome, the window TGCTCAGCCTTTCTGAGCGGCCTACTGCCGTATTCTGTTCCAATGATGATATGGCCATCGGTGCCATGAATGCCTGCTACGCCCACAAGATCAGCATCCCGCAGCAGATTTCCCTGCTCGGATTCGACGATATTATGTTCGCCCGGTATACGAATCCCGCGCTGACAACCGTCCGCAAACCGATTGCCGATATCAGTGAACTAGGCACGAAGATGCTGATCCAGCTGCTGCAGCAGCCGGAGACGAAACCGCAGCAATTATTCGTTAAGACCTCACTCGTCGTGCGTGATACTGTTGCAGGGTGTTAAGCAGCTCTTATTATCTTTGTTTCTTGCAGAACCGGATGCCCTTCCCAAGCAGAGGGATAATCCGCTTCTTCCTGATAAAAATGTTCACGTGTGCATTTATTATGTATCTTAAAGGAGATTGAGAAACCCATGACAAAACGCCTATCCAGAAGCACCCAGCCCGGCTTGCCCGTGTATCCTGAACGGATGATTCAATTCGGTGAAGGCAACTTCATGCGTGCCTTCGTAGACTGGCAGCTGCAGCAGATGAACAACCAGGGATTGTTTAACGGCAGTGCAGTGCTGGTACAGCCGATCGGCCAGGGGCTTGGGGCACTGATGGCTGAACAGGACAATCTGTATACCGTGCTGCTAAACGGAATTATGCAGCAGCAGACCGTGAATTCCCGGGAGATCATTGCAAGCGTCAGCCGGGTCATCAGTCCTATCGAGGACTACGCTGCCTATCTGGCATTAGCTGAGGACGACAATCTGGAATTCATCACCTCCAACACTACCGAAGCCGGCATTGCCTATCACGCGGGAGATGGGCTGAATGATGCTCCGCCGAAGAGCTTCCCGGCCAAACTGACGGCACTGCTCTATAAACGTTTTGAGCTGGGCAAAAAGGGCTTTGTCATTATCCCCTGCGAGCTGATTGACCGCAACGGTGAGAAGCTGCGGGAGATTGTGCAGCAGTACGCTGTAGAGTGGCAGCTTGGAGAGGCCTTCGATAAATGGTTAGTTGAAGAGAATACCTTCTGCTGCAGCCTGGTGGACCGGATCGTACCGGGCTATCCGCGCGACAAGGCTGCGCAGCTGGAAGCAGAGCTTGGATATCTGGACAAAATGATGGTCACCGCCGAGCCTTTCCTGTTCTGGGTGATTGAAGGCCCCTCTTGGCTGGCCGAGAAGCTGCCGCTGACGGAAGCCGGTCTTAACGTAGTTATAACAGACGATATGACGCCTTACCGCGAACGTAAGGTGCATCTGCTGAACGGGCCGCATACCGCAATGGTTCCGCTCGGTATGATGGCCGGCCTGGAAACTGTTGAAGATGTGATGAATGACGAGACCTTCTTACGGTTTGTGAAGGATCTGATGAACGAGGAGCTGATTCCGATGCTGGATCTGCCTGCCGATGAGCTCACCTCATACTCTGCTGCCGTATTGGAGCGTTTTAAGAACCCGTTCGTCCGTCATGAGCTAGCGTCCATTTCCCTGAACAGCATCTCCAAATTCAAATCACGGCTGCTTCCGCTTCTCCTCCGCTACCAGCAGGAGCGCGGCAGATTACCTGAACTGATGACGCTCGCCTTTGCCGCCCTGCTCCTCAGCTACCGGGGAGACCGCGTGGCACGTCAGGACGGAGCCGAAGTGCTGGAAGTATTCGATCTGGCCTGGAGCCATCCGGGCAGCTTCGTGCAGAGCATCCTGAAGAATGACAGCCTGTGGGGCCAGGATCTGACGCTGGTGCCAGGCCTTTCGGACGCCATCTCCGCCAACCTGCAGAAGCTGGAAAGCACAGACAGCCGTGCTGCGCTGCAGCAGGTTGTGAACCAATAGAACACCGTTTCCGGACAAATGGCGGTACTTTTGATACCTCACTAACAGCAGGATCTGTTGAACCAAAGACTATAGCTCTACCTAACGGACAGAGCAGCTCTTATTTCACCTGAATTTCATTTATTGACAGTCTAACGGACTCCAGCGCCCTTATTGACGGTCATCTCTCTACCTTCCGGCAACAAATGAAGAGATAAGTGCAGTACGGTCCGTTAGCCGATGGAATGTAGACTATCAGGCCAAATAAGGGCTCCGCAGTCCGTAAGAATCATAATAAGGCGGGTACACTGCCTTGATATCATAACCACTTTTTTAGGAGGGATAGACAGCATGAAACGATTAATGAAAATGAACCCCCGGGATACAGTGGCTGTAGCGCTACGCCCAATCCCTGCCGGTGAACAGCTTGAATTCGAAGGGCTGACGCTGCAGGCTAGCCAGGATATCCCTCAGGGCCACAAAATAGCACTAACCGCCTTCGCACCGGATGAAGTAATCACCAAATACGGCTACCCCATCGGGTACGCGACTGCACCTATTGCAGCGGGCGACTGGGTCCACACGCATAACATCAAAACCAACCTGGCCGGAGAAGAGGAATATGACTACAAGCCCGAGCTCTATCCGGTCACCTATCCGAAGCGGGAGTTGACCTTTCAAGGCTACCGGCGTGCTAACGGCAAGGTCGGCATCCGCAATGACCTGTTCATTATCCCTACAGTCGGCTGTGTGAACGGCATTGCCGAACAAATGCTGACGGAGTTCAAGGCCGCGCATCCGGATCTTGGCGGCTTCGACAATTTCACTGTGCTTAAGCATCCTTACGGCTGCTCCCAGCTGGGAGATGATCACCGCATGACCCGCAGTATCCTGCTGGATGCCGTGAATCATCCCAATGCCGGAGGTGTGCTCGTGTTCGGCCTCGGCTGTGAGAACAATATCGTCGCAGAGTTCCGCAGCATGCTGGGCGATTACGACGAATCACGGGTCAAATTCCTCGTAGCCCAGGAGGTGGGCGATGAGGTTGAGGCAGGACTTGTCCTGCTGGAGGAGCTGTATGAAGCCGCAAAGGAGGATGCCCGCGAGCCGGTTCCGCTCAGCGAGCTGAACATCGGCCTGAAATGCGGCGGCTCTGACGGCTTCTCCGGCATTACCGCTAACCCGCTGCTGGGTGCCTTCTCCGATTTCATCATCTCCCAGGGCGGCACCTCGGTATTGACGGAAGTGCCAGAAATGTTCGGTGCCGAGAAAATGCTGATGGCCCGCGCAGAGAGCCGCGAGGTCTATGAAGATATCGTCTCCCTGATCAATAATTTCAAGCAGTACTTCCTCTCCTACGGTGAACCGGTGTACGAGAATCCTTCGCCGGGCAACAAAGCCGGGGGAATTAGCACCCTGGAGGACAAATCACTCGGCTGTACCCAAAAGGCCGGAACCTCTCCGGTTGTCGATGTGCTGCAGTACGGTGTGAAGCTGCGTAAAAAGGGCCTCAGCCTGCTGCAGGCGCCCGGCAACGACCTTGTAGCCGCTTCTGCGCTGGCCGCCTCCGACTGCCAGCTGGTGCTGTTCACCACCGGCCGGGGCACCCCGTTCGGCAGCTTCGTGCCTACAGTTAAGGTAGCTACCAACAATGAGCTATTCGCCAAAAAAGGCCACTGGATGGACTTCAACGCCGGACCGCTGCTGGAAGTGCCGATGGCCGAGGTGCTCGAAGAATTTATCAACTACATTATTGCCGTTGCCAGCGGCCAAAAGACACGCAATGAGCAGAACGAAGTGCGCGAGCTGGCCATTTTCAAAACCGGAGTAACGCTATAATCTCTTATCCTAAATCCATGTAAAGGGAGCGTCCTCATGTTTTTAAACGACGATTTTTTATTAACCACCGAACCTGCACGGCAGCTCTTTCATCATTACGCCAAAGCAATGCCGATCATCGACTACCACTGCCACCTCGACCCGCGGGAAATTTATGAGGATCAGCCGTTTAATAACCTGACTGCCGCCTGGCTCTACGGCGATCACTACAAATGGCGGCTGATGCGCGCTAACGGAGTTCCGGAATCCCATATTACGGGGGACGCATCGGATTACGACAAGTTCCTGGCCTGGGCCAAGACGCTTCCCAAAGCTGTCGGTAACCCGCTCTACAGCTGGACCCATCTGGAGCTGCGCCGCTTCTTCGGTGTATCAGAGCTGCTGAATGAGGATTCTGCCCCGGCCATCTGGGAGCAAGTGAACCGCAAACTCGCTGAACCGGAATTCACAAGGCGGGGGCTGATCCGCAGCTCCCGTGTCAAGACCATTTGCACCACCGATGATCCGGCGGATTCGCTAGTTTATCATAAGCTGCTGAAGGAAGCAGAGAAGGATTTCAGCGTATTCCCGACCTTCCGTCCTGACAAGG encodes:
- a CDS encoding tagaturonate reductase, with translation MTKRLSRSTQPGLPVYPERMIQFGEGNFMRAFVDWQLQQMNNQGLFNGSAVLVQPIGQGLGALMAEQDNLYTVLLNGIMQQQTVNSREIIASVSRVISPIEDYAAYLALAEDDNLEFITSNTTEAGIAYHAGDGLNDAPPKSFPAKLTALLYKRFELGKKGFVIIPCELIDRNGEKLREIVQQYAVEWQLGEAFDKWLVEENTFCCSLVDRIVPGYPRDKAAQLEAELGYLDKMMVTAEPFLFWVIEGPSWLAEKLPLTEAGLNVVITDDMTPYRERKVHLLNGPHTAMVPLGMMAGLETVEDVMNDETFLRFVKDLMNEELIPMLDLPADELTSYSAAVLERFKNPFVRHELASISLNSISKFKSRLLPLLLRYQQERGRLPELMTLAFAALLLSYRGDRVARQDGAEVLEVFDLAWSHPGSFVQSILKNDSLWGQDLTLVPGLSDAISANLQKLESTDSRAALQQVVNQ
- a CDS encoding UxaA family hydrolase encodes the protein MKRLMKMNPRDTVAVALRPIPAGEQLEFEGLTLQASQDIPQGHKIALTAFAPDEVITKYGYPIGYATAPIAAGDWVHTHNIKTNLAGEEEYDYKPELYPVTYPKRELTFQGYRRANGKVGIRNDLFIIPTVGCVNGIAEQMLTEFKAAHPDLGGFDNFTVLKHPYGCSQLGDDHRMTRSILLDAVNHPNAGGVLVFGLGCENNIVAEFRSMLGDYDESRVKFLVAQEVGDEVEAGLVLLEELYEAAKEDAREPVPLSELNIGLKCGGSDGFSGITANPLLGAFSDFIISQGGTSVLTEVPEMFGAEKMLMARAESREVYEDIVSLINNFKQYFLSYGEPVYENPSPGNKAGGISTLEDKSLGCTQKAGTSPVVDVLQYGVKLRKKGLSLLQAPGNDLVAASALAASDCQLVLFTTGRGTPFGSFVPTVKVATNNELFAKKGHWMDFNAGPLLEVPMAEVLEEFINYIIAVASGQKTRNEQNEVRELAIFKTGVTL